The window GGGCTTAGCAGCAGCACAAAGAAAATGCCTTCCGGTTCCTATTCTACGAATGCTGAGGTACTGACAGAACTCGCCGCAGAGGGGGTAGAAATTGCGGACAAAGTGCTCAAATGGCGGCACTTCTCCAAGCTTAAGAGCACTTACGTTGATGCCTTACTAAGGCAGGTAGAGACTGGCACTGAACGGGTGCACACCAGCTATTCCATGGTCGCCACCGCGACTGGTAGAATAAGTTCAAGTAATCCAAACTTGCAGAATATACCTATCAGGAGCAAAGAAGGTACCGAGATAAGAAAAGCATTCGTGGCGCGCGAAGGCCATAAACTAGTGTCTGCAGATTACTCGCAAATGGAGCTAAAAATCATGGCTCACATTGCCGGAGTGCAGGCCTTCAGGGATGCTTTTGCCGAGGGGAAAGACATTCATCAGGTAACAGCTCAGCAGATTTTTGGTGATGACGTTACGGACCCGGAACTCAGGAGGAGAGCGAAATCTATAAATTTCGGAATCATATACGGTATGAGTCCGTTTGGTCTGGCAAAGAATGTTGGCATTACCAGACAGGAGGCCACCCAGTATGTAGAGCAGTATTTTCGCTCCTATCCCGAGATCAAAAACTACATGGAGGCGATCAAGGCCTATGCAAGGAAGTACGGGTATACCAGAACGGCTTTTGGTAGGAAGTGTTACGTTCCTGGCATAAACAGCGCGCAGCACGCAATTAGAGGTTTCGCGGAGCGTGCCGCAATTAACGCTCCAATACAAGGTACGGCTGCGGACGTCGTCAAAAAAGCCATGATAAATTTGCGCGATAAACTTGAAGTTGGCACGATCATTTTGCAAGTACACGATGAACTATTGGTAGAAGTGCCCGAAAGCCATGTAGACAACGTCGCACAGTTGATGAAAGAAGTAATGGAAGGCGTTGCGAGTTTTTCTGTACCACTCAGAGTTGATATCGGGGTCGGCAATAGTTGGGGCAGTATGGCAAAGCTAGAATCGGTATAGAAGGGACGGCAGGCGCGCATACACTGTTGGCAGCTACGTGTTAGCTGTTGGTTTGTATTCTGCACCTGATTTGTTCGGGTTACATCTTGAAAGACAAGCCCTAAAAGCTATAATGCGCGAGGGTCGTATTTGTTGGTTTGTTGTCTTGTTGGCTAAGAAAGAAGATTTTTGTAAAACTCCTGGCAGTGGTGGGCACGAGGCCGCCAAGGGCGTGGTCGTCTCCGCTTCTATGCTTTCTGCGGATTTTACGAACCTGAGCGCCTCGATTGCTGCGGTGGAGACTGCTGGGGCTGACTGGCTACATATCGACGTTATGGATGGATGCTTTGTACCCAACCTGACTATGGGTCCTATAATCATTGCTGGCATCAGACAGTGTACCCGCTTGGTGTTGGACGTGCACTTGATGGTTAGAACGCCAGCGCTTCATTTGCGAAGCGTAATAGACGCTGGGGCCGATATAGTCACTGTGCATGCGGAGTCAGACGTACACCTTTACCGGTTTGTAAGAGAAGCAAAATCCTACGGGAAAAAAGTTGGAGTGTCTCTGGTTCCAAAAACCCACCACAGCGTCCTGGAATACGTAATACACGAACTGGACCTTGTGCTTGTGATGTCCGTGGATCCGGGGTTTGGCGGTCAAGAGTTCCTTGTGTCCCAGCTGCGCAAGATAGAAAAAATCCGCGCAATGGTAGAGCAGTATTCCCTGCCGACCAAAATCTCTGTGGATGGAGGCGTAACCACAGAAAATGTCGGGTCTATTATCGGTGCAGGAGCTGATGTGGTAGTGGTTGGTACATCGCTTTTCAAATCTGCTAACATGTGTAAAGTGGTGCAGACCCTGAAGTCGTTTTAGCAATGCTGTGAGGTAAGGTTGAACGCTATCGTAGCAATTTTTGCCGCCATTGGCCGGTACTTTATTGGGCTGATCATTCCGGTAGGAAGGATGTCAGTTTTTTGTGCGCAGTCTGTGATGCGAGGCATTCTCCCACCCTACTACTTCCCGATAGCAGCAAGGCAATTTTTTGAGATGTGGTTCTTCTCTCTTCCCATCGTTGGGATGACCGCACTGTTTACCGGTGGTGCGCTGGTGTTGCAAGATACCTTGGTTGGTGGCGGTAAGGTTGCG of the Anaplasma centrale str. Israel genome contains:
- the rpe gene encoding ribulose-phosphate 3-epimerase, which codes for MREGRICWFVVLLAKKEDFCKTPGSGGHEAAKGVVVSASMLSADFTNLSASIAAVETAGADWLHIDVMDGCFVPNLTMGPIIIAGIRQCTRLVLDVHLMVRTPALHLRSVIDAGADIVTVHAESDVHLYRFVREAKSYGKKVGVSLVPKTHHSVLEYVIHELDLVLVMSVDPGFGGQEFLVSQLRKIEKIRAMVEQYSLPTKISVDGGVTTENVGSIIGAGADVVVVGTSLFKSANMCKVVQTLKSF